Proteins co-encoded in one Arachis hypogaea cultivar Tifrunner chromosome 13, arahy.Tifrunner.gnm2.J5K5, whole genome shotgun sequence genomic window:
- the LOC112732375 gene encoding ABC transporter I family member 6, chloroplastic: MGLLSLTFHPSPAFNPSIFTLPPHRYHRPSSLAVRATSAAGTPQPLLQVNDLRAKILESGVEILHGVNLTVNEGEVHAIMGKNGSGKSTFAKVLVGHPDYEVTGGSVVFKGENLLEMEPEERSLAGLFMSFQSPVEIPGVSNDEFLVMAYNARRRKLGLPELGPLECFSYLMEKLQLVNMKPDFLNRNVNEGFSGGERKRNEILQLAVLGADLAILDEIDSGLDVDALRDVASAVNRIRAPKNSLMMITHYRRILDLLNPTHVHVMDKGKIARTGDISIVETIETEGYETVAALT, from the exons ATGGGACTCTTATCACTTACATTCCATCCTTCTCCCGCTTTCAATCCCTCGATTTTTACGCTTCCTCCCCACCGCTACCACCGCCCTTCTTCACTCGCCGTCAGAGCCACTTCCGCCGCCGGCACCCCGCAGCCTCTTCTCCAAGTCAATGACCTGAGGGCGAAGATCCTGGAATCCGGCGTCGAGATTCTCCACGGCGTCAACCTCACGGTCAACGAGGGAGAGGTTCACGCCATCATGGGAAAGAACGGTTCCGGGAAAAGCACTTTTGCTAAG GTTCTTGTGGGTCACCCTGATTATGAGGTTACTGGAGGCAGTGTTGTGTTCAAAGGGGAGAATTTGCTTGAAATGGAACCCGAGGAGCGGTCACTAGCTGGTCTTTTTATGAGTTTCCAGTCCCCTGTTGAGATTCCTGGTGTTTCTAATGATGAGTTTTTGGTCATGGCATATAATGCACGGAGGAGAAAGCTTGGCCTCCCTGAGCTTGGACCACTCGAG TGCTTCTCTTACCTGATGGAGAAACTCCAGCTTGTTAACATGAAGCCGGACTTCCTCAATAGGAATGTCAATGAAGGATTCAGTGGTGGAGAACGCAAACGCAATGAAATTTTGCAGCTTGCG GTTTTGGGGGCAGACTTGGCTATTCTGGACGAAATTGATTCTGGATTGGATGTTGATGCACTCAGAGATGTTGCAAGTGCGGTCAATCGTATACGTGCCCCAAAGAATTCTTTGATGATGATAACACACTATCGAAGAATACTGGATCTTTTAAATCCCACACATGTCCATGTTATG GACAAAGGGAAAATTGCGAGGACAGGCGACATATCCATTGTAGAAACTATTGAGACTGAGGGATATGAAACAGTTGCAGCTTTGACCTAA
- the LOC112732374 gene encoding homeobox-DDT domain protein RLT3 — protein METEEGENGVIVPPRSGAGKSLFGIAAAASRRMQQQQRHREKENSNAPSPSTYDMAVTGRVSRKKKHKRLQEFFTTDYDNLRSDGPPIGLEFDYLPSRSESYTPSYVEDYGPAKMRKVSKSACGSHPSFNKKTSVKKHGMGKGLMTVWRATNPYAEDLPNDFDFDSREQGTHLVSKSMVQKPVRENRRNKTQHRINKSQDKRKLSIQRQMGKSNLYVTQNQSLKEKCELEVDSAIFEEGFDQISMLVDDEELEMREFRAGTNMLLCSDHLAASGMFGCALCKDVLVKFPPDTVKMKKPICLQPWDSSPEIVKKLFKVFHFLYTYATVVNICPFTLDEFVQAFHDKDSVLIGKTHIALLSLLLSDIEVELTNGFSPHLNKSCNFLALLHSVESQEYSVDCWRSSLNALTWVEILRQVLVASGFGSKQGALRREALSKELNLFVNYGLHPGTLKGELFKILSERGNNGCKVSELANLKQIVELYLDGTTGDLESLICSTLSSDITLFEKISPSAYRVRMSTVTKDIDDSQSDMEDAGSVDDEINYNDTFSSDDDFENDSRGGNMRKLKCANGHKTKNNMLKVYTEIDESHPGEIWLLGLMESEYSDLKIEEKLNALAALTDLLSSGSSIRMKDPTKITADCHSSIQHGSGAKIKRASSIKKPGPFWYQIGQMQHAKELNSSFLPCPVDSTSLISNSSNQGEKEKGSIDSHPIQSVFLGSDRRYNRYWLFLGPCNADDPGHRRVYFESSEDGHWEVIDTEEALCALLSVLDDRGKREAHLIESLEKRQASLCRFMSRIKVNSTGMGSMLHSDQSELDMVSEDSYSPVSDVDNLNLIETAKDTLPSAGAVIIEAGKKGEEQVQKWLRAQGYDSWIWGSFYLDLNVVKYGRRSYLDSLAKCLTCHDLYWRDERHCRICHTTFELDFDLEERYAIHRATCCQKEDVNTFPNHKVLSSQIQSLKAAIYAIESVMPEDALVGAWRKSAHKLWVKRLRRTSSLVELLQVLSDFVGAINKHWLFECNLPDKVVQEIIAYFALMPHTSSALALWLVKLDAIIAPYLDRGRPQKKQGIGNHGHC, from the exons ATGGAGACGGAGGAGGGAGAAAATGGAGTGATCGTGCCACCTCGTTCCGGTGCTGGTAAAAGCCTGTTCGGAATCGCCGCCGCAGCTTCTAGAAGGATGCAACAACAGCAACGGCATAGAGAGAAGGAGAACTCTAACGCTCCTTCGCCTTCAACTTACGATATGGCTGTAACAGGGAGAGTTAGTAGAAAGAAGAAGCATAAGCGTCTTCAGGAATTTTTTACAACGGACTATGATAATTTGAGGAGCGATGGTCCTCCTATTGGTCTCGAATTTGATTATCTTCCTTCTC GGTCAGAGAGTTACACTCCTTCATATGTAGAGGACTACGGGCCCGCCAAAATGAGAAAG GTTTCCAAGAGTGCATGTGGAAGTCACCCAAGCTTTAATAAGAAAACATCAGTGAAGAAACATGGTATGGGCAAAGGTTTGATGACAGTCTGGAGGGCAACCAATCCTTATGCTGAAGACCTTCCAAATGACTTTGATTTTGATAGCCGAGAGCAAGGCACTCATCTAGTCTCAAAGTCTATGGTACAGAAACCAGTTCGTGAGAACAGAAGAAATAAAACACAGCACAGGATAAATAAGTCTCAGGACAAGAGGAAACTTTCCATACAAAGACAAATG GGGAAATCTAATCTATATGTAACTCAGAACCAGTCATTGAAGGAAAAATGTGAACTTGAGGTGGATAGCGCAATATTTGAGGAGGGATTTGATCAAATTTCAATGTTAGTCGATGATGAGGAGCTTGAGATGAGAGAGTTCCGAGCAGGAACCAATATGCTGTTGTGTTCTGATCATCTTGCTGCAAGTGGAATGTTTGGTTGCGCACTCTGCAAAG ATGTGCTAGTTAAGTTCCCCCCAGATACTGTCAAAATGAAGAAACCTATCTGTTTGCAACCTTGGGATTCCTCTCCAGAAATTGTGAAGAAATTATTTAAG GTTTTTCATTTCCTTTATACATATGCTACAGTAGTCAATATATGCCCATTCACTCTGGATGAGTTTGTTCAAGCATTTCATGATAAG GACTCAGTTTTAATTGGAAAGACTCACATAGCCCTTCTCTCACTTCTTCTATCTGACATTGAAGTGGAGCTTACCAATGGTTTTTCACCTCATTTAAATAAGTCCTGCAATTTTCTTGCATTGCTTCATTCA GTTGAAAGTCAAGAATATTCTGTAGACTGCTGGAGAAGTTCTCTGAATGCTCTTACTTGGGTTGAAATACTTCGTCAAGTGCTTGTTGCTTCTGGATTTGGTTCAAAGCAAGGGGCCTTACGAAGAGAGGCACTTAGCAAG GAGTTGAATCTTTTTGTAAACTATGGCCTACACCCTGGCACCTTGAAGGGAGAGTTGTTTAAAATCTTGTCAGAGCGAGGAAACAATGGATGCAAGGTATCTGAGCTAGCAAACTTAAAACAG ATTGTAGAATTATACCTTGATGGCACAACTGGGGACCTGGAATCTTTAATATGTTCCACACTTTCAAGTGATATTACTTTATTTGAAAAGATTTCACCATCTGCATATCGTGTGCGTATGAGCACTGTTACGAAGGACATAGATGATTCTCAATCAGATATGGAGGATGCTGGGAGTGTTGATGATGAAATCAATTACAATGATACGTTTAGCAGtgatgatgattttgaaaatGATTCAAGAGGCGGCAACATGAGAAAACTGAAGTGTGCTAACGGTCATAAAACCAAGAATAATATGCTGAAAGTATATACTGAAATTGATGAGAGCCATCCAGGAGAAATATGGTTGTTAGGACTGATGGAGAGTGAATATTCAGAtttgaaaattgaagaaaaattgaaTGCTTTGGCTGCTCTAACTGATCTTCTTTCCTCTGGTTCCAGCATCAGGATGAAG GACCCAACAAAAATCACAGCTGACTGCCATTCGAGCATCCAACATGGTTCTGGAGCAAAAATAAAAAGAGCATCGTCAATAAAGAAGCCGGGACCATTTTGGTACCAGATTGGACAAATGCAACATGCAAAAGAATTGAACTCATCTTTTCTACCATGTCCAGTAGATTCCACATCCTTAATCTCAAATTCCAGTAACCAGGGGGAGAAGGAAAAAGGGTCCATTGATTCACATCCCATTCAATCAGTATTTTTGGGATCTGATCGTCGCTACAATAGATACTGGCTTTTCCTCGGCCCTTGTAATGCTGATGATCCTGGCCACAGGAGGGTTTACTTTGAATCTTCTGAAGATGGTCACTGGGAAGTGATTGATACTGAAGAG GCCTTATGTGCCTTGCTATCAGTGTTAGATGATAGAGGGAAACGGGAGGCTCATCTCATTGAATCTCTGGAAAAGCGGCAAGCATCTCTATGCAGATTTATGTCTAGGATTAAGGTTAACAGTACTGGAATGGGTTCTATGTTGCATTCTGATCAATCTGAGCTGGATATGGTTTCAGAAGACAGTTATTCCCCGGTATCTGATGTAGACAATCTGAATCTGATTGAGACTGCAAAAGACACACTACCTTCAGCAGGGGCTGTGATTATTGAAGCTGGAAAGAAGGGTGAGGAACAAGTGCAAAAGTGGCTCCGTGCTCAAGGATATGATTCTTGGATTTGGGGATCCTTTTATTTAGATCTTAACGTTGTAAAATATGGTAGAAGGTCTTATCTTGATTCTCTAGCGAAATGTCTGACTTGTCATGATCTTTATTGGAGAGACGAGAGACACTGCAGGATTTGCCATACCACATTTGAGCTTGATTTTGATCTAGAAGAGAGATACGCCATTCACAGAGCTACATGCTGTCAGAAAGAGGATGTTAATACATTTCCAAATCATAAAGTTCTATCATCACAGATTCAATCACTGAAAGCTGCAATTTATGCTATTGAG TCTGTTATGCCTGAAGATGCCTTGGTAGGTGCTTGGAGGAAATCTGCTCATAAGCTATGGGTTAAACGACTCAGGCGCACTTCATCTTTAGTTGAGCTTTTGCAG GTTCTCTCTGATTTCGTTGGTGCAATAAACAAGCACTGGCTGTTTGAGTGCAACTTACCAGATAAAGTTGTTCAAGAAATCATTGCATATTTTGCATTAATGCCCCATACATCATCAGCCCTTGCTCTCTGGTTGGTGAAGTTAGATGCCATAATTGCTCCCTACCTTGACAGAGGTCGTCCTCAGAAGAAGCAGGGAATCG GCAATCATGGTCATTGCTGA